A portion of the Anaerolineae bacterium genome contains these proteins:
- a CDS encoding His/Gly/Thr/Pro-type tRNA ligase C-terminal domain-containing protein, producing the protein MRMSKLFGRTLRQVEERGSTGLKLLARAGFLRREPFSILPLGSLALEKLKSLWEKVLAPEFQRIELTFCEPLSPEEKLLLLVSKELASYRELPLYLESEVYLSKTSPFYLPEGKAYLLLGLLPDEGSAREQWQALSEKAERLIKSCKLHSPFPGFGKGWDWIVPDPEGEERVVVCPGCGYSAPPAWARVHIEPLPPEELEPPREVATPNCTTIESLASFLGVPRSKTAKAVFYTGEDERIVFAVIRGDMEVSEAKLSSELGWVTLRPSTEGELLFAGIVPGYASPIGVKGVTVAVDSSLRSGANFVAGANREGYHLIGVNYPRDFQANLEGDLALARAGDRCPFCQAVFEEARGFLVASLRMAGPEGTSRRGLSFNTPERRKDHPWAILMVLYPYRFLEAVAQLNHDEKGLLWPEPLAPFHVHLIGLGEEGLTEGESFYLRLKTEGIAVLFDDRDESAGVKFTDADLIGLPWRVVVSKRSLSQGGVEVRRRTESLSRVVPFDVFLREVQSGNQ; encoded by the coding sequence ATGCGGATGAGCAAGCTCTTCGGCCGTACTTTGAGGCAGGTGGAGGAGAGAGGAAGCACGGGCCTTAAGCTCCTGGCAAGGGCAGGTTTCCTCCGAAGGGAGCCCTTTTCCATCCTGCCCCTCGGTTCCCTGGCCTTGGAGAAGCTCAAATCTCTTTGGGAGAAAGTTCTTGCCCCGGAGTTTCAAAGAATTGAATTAACCTTCTGTGAGCCCCTATCGCCTGAAGAAAAGCTCCTGCTCCTTGTTTCCAAAGAGCTCGCATCGTACCGGGAACTCCCTCTCTACTTGGAATCAGAAGTGTACCTCAGTAAAACTTCTCCCTTTTACCTGCCGGAAGGGAAGGCTTACCTTTTATTGGGACTTTTACCGGATGAGGGTTCAGCCCGGGAACAGTGGCAAGCTTTGAGCGAAAAGGCCGAGAGGTTGATCAAGTCGTGCAAGCTTCACAGCCCTTTTCCCGGCTTCGGAAAGGGATGGGACTGGATTGTGCCAGACCCTGAGGGGGAAGAGAGGGTGGTGGTATGTCCAGGCTGCGGGTATTCAGCGCCTCCTGCCTGGGCCAGGGTTCATATAGAACCCCTCCCTCCCGAGGAGTTAGAGCCCCCGAGAGAGGTGGCAACCCCCAATTGCACTACTATTGAGTCCCTGGCTTCCTTCCTGGGGGTTCCCAGAAGTAAAACGGCTAAAGCTGTATTTTATACCGGAGAGGATGAGAGAATAGTTTTCGCTGTAATCCGAGGGGATATGGAGGTAAGCGAGGCTAAGCTTTCATCAGAACTGGGCTGGGTAACGCTCAGACCTTCTACCGAAGGGGAACTGCTCTTTGCGGGTATAGTGCCTGGTTATGCTTCGCCCATAGGGGTCAAAGGGGTAACTGTTGCGGTGGATAGCTCCCTCAGAAGCGGAGCTAACTTTGTAGCCGGAGCTAACCGGGAAGGTTACCATTTAATCGGGGTAAATTATCCCAGAGATTTCCAGGCAAATCTGGAAGGGGATCTGGCCCTGGCCAGGGCCGGGGACCGATGTCCTTTCTGCCAGGCTGTTTTTGAAGAAGCCAGGGGGTTTCTGGTGGCATCACTGCGGATGGCTGGCCCCGAGGGCACATCTCGCCGCGGCCTTTCTTTCAATACTCCCGAGAGGAGAAAGGATCACCCATGGGCCATCCTTATGGTTCTTTACCCATACCGGTTTCTGGAAGCAGTAGCTCAATTAAATCATGATGAAAAGGGGTTGCTTTGGCCCGAGCCTTTAGCCCCCTTCCACGTTCACCTCATAGGCCTTGGAGAAGAAGGCCTCACCGAAGGAGAAAGCTTTTACCTTCGGCTCAAGACCGAGGGAATAGCGGTGCTGTTTGACGATCGGGATGAAAGCGCCGGAGTAAAGTTTACCGATGCCGACCTAATAGGCCTGCCCTGGAGGGTGGTGGTAAGCAAGCGTTCCTTATCTCAGGGAGGGGTTGAAGTCAGAAGAAGAACCGAATCTCTTTCAAGGGTTGTGCCCTTTGACGTTTTCCTCAGAGAAGTTCAATCCGGTAATCAATGA
- a CDS encoding DUF503 domain-containing protein, producing the protein MVIGTCTLELHLPGNGSLKDKRRILQSIIRRVQSNFNVSIAEIGAQDLWQRAELGIACVSTSSEEAHRLLSNVVEWILQHYPQVELIDYRIELL; encoded by the coding sequence TTGGTAATCGGAACCTGCACTCTCGAACTGCACCTCCCAGGGAACGGTTCTCTGAAAGATAAAAGGAGAATACTTCAATCCATAATTCGGCGGGTCCAGAGCAACTTCAACGTCTCCATAGCCGAAATAGGCGCTCAGGATCTCTGGCAGAGGGCCGAGCTGGGAATCGCCTGCGTCTCTACCAGCTCAGAGGAAGCGCATCGCCTTCTGAGCAACGTAGTGGAATGGATTTTACAGCACTACCCTCAGGTAGAGCTCATTGATTACCGGATTGAACTTCTCTGA
- a CDS encoding glycosyltransferase family 4 protein: MKVCFVTGEFPPMEGGVGDYTKELAMAMAAQGVEVCVITSVKAREANFPPLKVYPAMEKWDWGHWSKIAKYIRYEEPQVLHIQYQAAAYNMHPAVNLLPWRLKLLRNRPLIVTTFHDLRVPYLFPKAGVLREWAITLMGLGSDGVIVTNVEDLLNLRRRFEGLRRFPLSPIRHIPIGSNIRPELPPNYHRDHWRARWGVAKEDILLSHFGFLNETKGVEALVKALHRLVKEGYPVKLLMVGGETGSSDPTNLEYARKVKALIEELGLEERVKWTGYTSPEEVSANLIASDICVLPYRDGVSLRRGSLHAALIHGLPIISTHPRVAIKELRDGENIKLVAPDDPEAIARAVIELSQDLNLRNKLGEGAKKLSAKFGWEGIASETLKFYGELKASFSQAQTQWSYGKGC; the protein is encoded by the coding sequence ATGAAAGTTTGCTTTGTAACAGGTGAATTTCCCCCCATGGAGGGGGGAGTAGGGGATTACACAAAAGAGTTAGCAATGGCAATGGCTGCTCAGGGGGTTGAAGTATGCGTTATCACTTCTGTTAAAGCAAGGGAAGCCAATTTTCCTCCCCTGAAAGTCTATCCAGCAATGGAAAAGTGGGATTGGGGACACTGGAGTAAAATTGCAAAGTATATTCGCTATGAAGAACCCCAGGTGCTTCACATTCAATATCAGGCGGCTGCCTATAACATGCACCCGGCTGTTAACCTCTTGCCGTGGCGTCTTAAGCTTCTCCGGAACCGCCCCCTGATTGTAACCACTTTTCACGATTTAAGGGTCCCCTACCTTTTCCCCAAGGCTGGAGTTTTGAGAGAGTGGGCCATTACCCTCATGGGGTTAGGGAGTGATGGAGTTATTGTCACCAACGTGGAAGATCTCCTGAACCTGCGACGGAGGTTTGAAGGGCTTCGCCGTTTTCCCCTTTCACCAATCCGTCACATCCCCATTGGCTCCAATATAAGGCCAGAGCTGCCACCCAATTACCACCGCGACCACTGGCGGGCACGCTGGGGGGTAGCCAAGGAGGACATACTCCTTTCCCACTTCGGTTTTTTGAACGAAACCAAAGGAGTGGAAGCCCTGGTAAAGGCTCTCCACCGGTTAGTGAAAGAAGGTTATCCGGTAAAGCTATTGATGGTGGGTGGGGAAACTGGCTCCAGTGATCCCACCAACCTGGAGTACGCTCGCAAGGTGAAAGCATTGATAGAAGAACTGGGCCTTGAAGAGAGGGTTAAATGGACCGGGTACACTTCTCCTGAAGAGGTATCGGCTAACCTGATCGCCTCTGATATCTGCGTTTTGCCCTATAGAGATGGGGTATCTCTCAGAAGGGGGAGCCTTCATGCAGCTCTAATCCATGGTTTGCCGATCATAAGCACGCATCCCCGGGTGGCTATTAAAGAGCTCAGGGATGGGGAGAACATCAAGCTTGTGGCCCCTGATGACCCGGAGGCCATAGCGCGAGCGGTCATAGAGCTAAGTCAGGACCTCAACTTACGTAATAAGCTTGGAGAAGGAGCCAAGAAGCTTTCGGCTAAATTTGGGTGGGAGGGAATAGCCAGCGAAACCCTTAAATTTTACGGGGAGCTGAAAGCAAGCTTTTCTCAGGCCCAGACTCAATGGAGCTACGGGAAAGGGTGTTAA